Part of the Myxococcales bacterium genome is shown below.
GACCGCGGCGCGAAGGTCCTCGTGTCGGCGAAGCTTCCGTCGTCCACCTTCACGTCGGAAGGCCAGGCCTTTGGCTATTTCGACGGCCTCACCGGCACCGCCGAGATTCGCGTGCGCCGTGAGCCCATCTTGGTGCTCCTCATCCCGGCGCTCCGCGCGCTCCTCCCCAACGAGGCTCTCGTGAAAATGCCGGGTGCATCATGACCACCGCCCCGACCCCCGCGCCGGCGCCGGAACCGAAGCGCGCGGGCTTCGATCGCTTGAAGGATCTCCTCCCGGCGCTCGAACAGCTCGGCGTCGGCAAGAAGGCCGGCATTCCGATCATCCAGCAGACGGCCAGCACCGACTGCGGCGCCGCCTGCCTCGCCATGGTGCTCGGTTATTTCGGACGTCACGTGCCGCTGGAGGAGATTCGTAGCGGCATGGCCGTCGGGCGCGACGGCGTCAGCGCCCGCGCCATTCTCGAGTCTTCGGCGCGCTACGACTTGCGTGGCCGCGGCGTGCGCATCGAGGTGTCGGACTTCGCGCAGCTCGACCGCGCGTCGATCCTCCACTGGAACTTCTCGCACTTCGTCGTCTTCGACAAAGTCGACGAGCGCGGCATTCACATCGTCGATCCGGCGCTTGGCAAGCGCGTCGTGACGTCGGAAGAGGCTTCGCGCGCCTTCACCGGCGTGGCGTTGCTCTTCGAGAAGACCGACGTCTTCCAGCGCGTCGGCCAGCGCAACGTTTCGATGATGAAGCGTTACCGCGACATGATGAGCGGCAACGGCTCCGACGACGTCAAGCGCGTCGTCATCACGTCCGTCGTGCTCCAGTCGCTCGCGCTCACGCTGCCGCTCATCCACGGCCGCCTCGTCGACCGCGTTTTGCCGCGCAACGACAAGCACCTGATGTTCGTCCTCGTGATGGCCTTCTTCACGGCGAACATCTTCTATTTCCTCACGGCGATGACGCGAAGCCACATCTTCACGCACGTCCGCACGAAGTTCGACGCGAAGCTCACCTTGGGCTTCGTCGAACACATGCTCAAGCTGCCCTACGGGTTCTTCGAGCGCCGCCAGCCGGCCGACTTGCAGATGCGCATCACGAGCGTCGCGCAGATCCGCGAGTCGCTCACGGGCGCTGTCCTCTCGGGCATGGTCGACGGCACGCTCGTCATCGGCCACCTCATCTTCCTCCTCCTCATGAGCGTCAAGATGGCGCTCGTGGCGTCGGCCGTCGTGGCGGTGCAGGCGACGGTCTACATCGTTCTTCGCAACAAGATGCTCGAGCTCTCGGCCGGCACCATTGCCAAGCAGACGGAGTCGGCCCACGCGCTCCAAGAGCTCCTCAACGGCATGGAGTGCCTCAAGGCGAGCGGCATTGAGCACGTCGCGGCTCGCCGCTGGGCCGGCGAATACATTGACCTCTTGAACATCAACCTCCGCCGCGGCGGCGTCAGCAACCTGTCCGACGCGCTCCTCGGCACGATGCGCGTCACGGGCCCGACGCTCCTCCTGTTGGTCGGCGTTCACGAAGTCACGACGGGCGCCCTGAGCCTCGGCGCGATGCTCTCGGCCAACGCCTTCGCCGTGGGCTTCATCCAGCCGGTCATGAACCTCGTCGGCACGCTGAACAACCTTCAGATGGTGAAGGCCCAGTTCTCGCGCATCGACGACGTCTTGGAGACCCCGCCGGAGCAAGACGGCGCGGCCCGCATGGCGCCGAAGCTCAAGGGCGAGATCATCCTCGATCGCGTCAGCTTCAAGTACGTGGCGAACCAGCCGCCGGTCGTCAAGCAGGTCTCGGTGCACATCAAGCCCGGCGAGTGCATCGCCATCGTCGGCCGCTCGGGCTCCGGCAAGACGACGCTCGGACGCCTCCTCTTGGGTCTCTATCCGCCCAGCGAGGGCGGCGTTCGCTACGACGGCATTCCCATTCAGCAGCTCGATCTGCGCACCATTCGCCGTCAACTCGGCGTCGTCATGCAGCGGCCGCACATCTTCGGCACCTCGATTCGGGCCAACATCGCCCTCGCCGATCCGTCAATCCCGCTCGACAAGGTGCAGACGGCGGCGGGCCGCGCCTGCATCGACAAAGACATCGCGCGCATGCCGCTCGGCTTCGACACGCCCGTCGTGGCCGGCGGCGCTTCGCTCTCGGGCGGTCAAAGACAACGCCTCGCGCTCGCGCGCGCGCTCGTCGCCGATCCGGTCATTCTCTTCCTCGACGAAGCCACGAGCGCCCTCGACGCGACCACGGAGCAAGAGGTGCAAGCGCAGCTCGACAAGCTCACATGCACGCGGGTCGTCATCGCTCACCGCCTCAGCACCATCAAGAACGCCGACCGCATCCTCGTGATGGAAGACGGCGTCTTGGTCGAGATGGGCAAGCACGACGAGCTCGTCCAGAAGCGCGGCGCCTACGCGCGCCTCGTCGCGGCGCAAATGGGCGAGCAGGCTCTCAAGGGTCCTGCTCCGGCGGGGCAGCCGGCGCAAGGCTCGCTGCCGCCGGGGGCGCCGCAGGGCGCGATGGCCCCGCAAGGCGCGCCTAAGGGCTCGCAAGCGCCAGGGCCGCAAGGCGCGCGTCCGTCGATGCCGGCGCAAGCGGGCGCGCCGCCCAACCCGCAACAGGCCGCGGCGCAGCAGCAGGCCCAACAGCAAGCCCAGCAGCAGGCAGCCGCCGCTCAAGCGGCGCTCGCCCAGATGAACCCGGCGCAGCGGCAGCTCGTGGGGCAAGCGCAAGCGCACATGCAGCAGCTCGAAGCGCAGCTCGTGGCGCAGATGCAAGCGCAGCTTCAGACGGTTCCGCCGGAGCAGCAGGCGCAGGCACGAGCGCAGTTCCAGCAACAGGCGCAGGCGCAGCTTCGCGCAGCGGCGCAGCAGGTGCACGGCCAGCTTCAGCAGGCCCTCGCGCAAGCCGCCGACCCGTCGCCTCAGCAGCAGCAGCAGCAGCAGCAGCAGCAGCAGCAAAGGGAGCGCAAGAGCGCGCGCTCGCCCAGGCTCAAATGGAAGCGCAGCAGCGCATGAGCAGCCGGCCGCCGACG
Proteins encoded:
- a CDS encoding ATP-binding cassette domain-containing protein; the protein is MTTAPTPAPAPEPKRAGFDRLKDLLPALEQLGVGKKAGIPIIQQTASTDCGAACLAMVLGYFGRHVPLEEIRSGMAVGRDGVSARAILESSARYDLRGRGVRIEVSDFAQLDRASILHWNFSHFVVFDKVDERGIHIVDPALGKRVVTSEEASRAFTGVALLFEKTDVFQRVGQRNVSMMKRYRDMMSGNGSDDVKRVVITSVVLQSLALTLPLIHGRLVDRVLPRNDKHLMFVLVMAFFTANIFYFLTAMTRSHIFTHVRTKFDAKLTLGFVEHMLKLPYGFFERRQPADLQMRITSVAQIRESLTGAVLSGMVDGTLVIGHLIFLLLMSVKMALVASAVVAVQATVYIVLRNKMLELSAGTIAKQTESAHALQELLNGMECLKASGIEHVAARRWAGEYIDLLNINLRRGGVSNLSDALLGTMRVTGPTLLLLVGVHEVTTGALSLGAMLSANAFAVGFIQPVMNLVGTLNNLQMVKAQFSRIDDVLETPPEQDGAARMAPKLKGEIILDRVSFKYVANQPPVVKQVSVHIKPGECIAIVGRSGSGKTTLGRLLLGLYPPSEGGVRYDGIPIQQLDLRTIRRQLGVVMQRPHIFGTSIRANIALADPSIPLDKVQTAAGRACIDKDIARMPLGFDTPVVAGGASLSGGQRQRLALARALVADPVILFLDEATSALDATTEQEVQAQLDKLTCTRVVIAHRLSTIKNADRILVMEDGVLVEMGKHDELVQKRGAYARLVAAQMGEQALKGPAPAGQPAQGSLPPGAPQGAMAPQGAPKGSQAPGPQGARPSMPAQAGAPPNPQQAAAQQQAQQQAQQQAAAAQAALAQMNPAQRQLVGQAQAHMQQLEAQLVAQMQAQLQTVPPEQQAQARAQFQQQAQAQLRAAAQQVHGQLQQALAQAADPSPQQQQQQQQQQQQRERKSARSPRLKWKRSSA